One part of the Truepera radiovictrix DSM 17093 genome encodes these proteins:
- a CDS encoding LacI family DNA-binding transcriptional regulator yields the protein MANINDVARLAGVSPTTAKRALRTPELLAPQTLHKVQQAIEKLNYEPDRVAAALRRGRSSTIGLIVGNIVEPFFAQLIRTIGKAARASGYTLLVADNEYDTANELEQLKAFYGYRVAGLILRSGYGDPNLEYLERMRNRGTAIVEIDYFFPGSPFSHVMLDNEGCIRTGVQYLASLGHKRIAALGTFHPTVLPDERTRAFPKVMQELGLTLPASYQRVIKPTFHDAYILTKELMSLERPPTALFSTTGHLAIGAFQALKELRLSIPDDVSLLSFDNYPWTRVVSPPLDVIEQPVEAMGEAAVHRVLTQLKAPDTPPTRQRFSGRLIRRGSCAPPRSE from the coding sequence GTGGCCAATATCAATGATGTAGCGCGCCTTGCCGGCGTCTCACCAACAACGGCTAAACGTGCTCTTCGCACACCTGAACTGTTAGCTCCGCAAACGTTACACAAAGTTCAGCAGGCTATCGAAAAGCTTAACTACGAACCTGACAGGGTGGCTGCAGCGTTAAGGCGAGGAAGAAGTAGCACTATAGGGCTTATTGTCGGCAACATTGTCGAGCCATTTTTCGCGCAGCTTATAAGAACCATTGGCAAGGCTGCACGGGCAAGCGGTTACACGCTACTCGTGGCAGATAACGAGTACGACACTGCTAATGAGTTAGAACAGCTTAAAGCATTTTACGGCTATCGGGTTGCAGGGCTCATTTTGAGGTCGGGCTACGGCGACCCGAACCTTGAATACCTCGAACGTATGCGGAACCGAGGTACAGCCATCGTTGAAATCGACTACTTCTTTCCGGGTAGCCCATTCAGTCACGTGATGCTCGACAATGAAGGTTGCATTCGCACTGGTGTGCAGTACCTTGCTTCCCTGGGACACAAACGGATCGCTGCCCTGGGTACCTTTCACCCAACCGTCTTACCCGATGAGCGCACGAGGGCGTTTCCCAAAGTTATGCAGGAGTTGGGACTCACGCTTCCGGCAAGCTACCAGCGCGTTATCAAGCCTACATTTCATGACGCTTACATACTAACCAAGGAGCTTATGAGTTTGGAAAGGCCGCCCACGGCTCTCTTCTCCACCACAGGCCACTTAGCCATCGGAGCTTTTCAAGCACTCAAAGAGTTGAGATTAAGCATTCCAGATGATGTTTCCCTGTTGAGTTTTGATAACTATCCGTGGACGCGTGTCGTGAGCCCCCCCTTGGATGTCATTGAGCAACCCGTGGAGGCGATGGGGGAGGCAGCGGTACATCGTGTACTCACCCAACTCAAGGCGCCAGACACACCTCCCACCCGTCAGCGCTTCTCAGGTAGGTTGATTCGGCGCGGTAGTTGTGCTCCTCCTCGTTCTGAATGA
- a CDS encoding ATP-binding protein, producing MGVPTTAGEGNPWRRIFEEVRRALGNRRDETGVLGSINWLRKGMAERGANPNVVRNIIYRDKGKLSDKRVLYSLLSELWESTGRPPLRVPELEVLLAAPSEGDQEVMQLLGREKRRAYQAFVSSVRQGGAPKLLIIGRPGSGKTLLTDYIQQALELPPRAPLKLVRQEFSSQDLAASLSRLALALGVPAEVFESRLVRIGAAGAFSVQADAQADVARVIIERVRSLETPLALLLHISQSLPSQDVLGNVPLRLSTPEVPRVSVTEWLWITLIEPLSRLNVALLVSMSELPLSLTGRTGAFEGPVKLSPPTANEARRFVKARVPHLSAEQQEALVARARRSFEDLRTLTLLAEAREPLPEGGASSKHVEGLSQLALHSGDARLRDFLGALAVLSLPEFPTFERDALSALRTAEPADLNALEAAFLDPVPGDAHLLRSFSRQLSRALRARLQAHDPERFRALSRRAAQFYEAAAHAAPRSEAATRYLHHLFAARAWDALVAWARAAAVPQSLIQRVWGVAQSELGSDPKTLEAVAFVVASHYLKLGSVDHPDVVRALDLLAASDDPDRRAWTALKRAESAVMQGAFERAETLVSTWSHITDPVLRAEALLVRASIARWRSHLGEAAQLTRQSAEVLEALGCTGERPKLLSVKVAIGSGLVAKDQGDLEGALAHFARAVTDDDLLRARLAFQRGDVQLALGRFAEAQGALDEAVRLSYRGEAPAAERARYLARRGTLGRRRGAYGSAEADFAAARAVLGPPEEASPRLSLEHLKVRDEAALNRLAQGDFEGAVFDFGECAAAFSAYGAHFGVDSSFRVLRSTLRLALAYGCRALKTPYRLPFLPPLAYFTGEALPQDRTHPDLQHARELLKRVRLALAAAGSRYRPLHLQEKLVSSLFDPPETALEAAAAAAAQARYPYQTALTHAHLAAALLRAGDPAGQLGGVLVKAWEALPKAAPPEEGDGGVRAWLLALSLLGRWRSGERPPLGETLAEALRDPLLAPYHEGLLRFVGELAEADPPRWRAQLEAVLGPLADPSGLRLSDALVLQWRARHRGADADEESGRGEAQLPATAAEPFAS from the coding sequence GTGGGCGTGCCAACAACAGCAGGTGAAGGGAACCCCTGGCGGCGCATCTTCGAGGAGGTGCGGCGGGCGCTCGGGAACCGGCGCGACGAGACGGGGGTTTTGGGTTCCATCAACTGGCTGCGCAAAGGGATGGCCGAACGCGGCGCCAACCCGAACGTCGTCCGTAACATCATCTACCGCGACAAGGGCAAGCTTTCGGACAAAAGGGTGCTCTACAGCCTCCTCAGCGAGCTGTGGGAGAGCACCGGCCGGCCGCCCCTGCGCGTACCGGAGCTCGAGGTGCTGCTCGCGGCCCCTAGCGAAGGTGACCAGGAGGTCATGCAGCTCTTGGGGCGCGAAAAGCGGCGCGCCTACCAAGCGTTTGTCAGCAGCGTGCGGCAGGGGGGGGCACCCAAACTGCTCATCATCGGGCGGCCGGGGTCGGGCAAAACGCTCCTTACCGACTACATCCAGCAGGCGCTCGAGCTGCCCCCCAGAGCGCCCTTAAAGCTCGTGCGGCAGGAGTTCTCGTCGCAAGACCTGGCGGCGTCGCTCTCGCGGCTCGCGCTCGCTCTGGGGGTGCCGGCCGAGGTCTTCGAGTCGCGGCTCGTGAGGATCGGCGCGGCGGGGGCCTTTTCGGTGCAGGCCGACGCCCAAGCCGACGTCGCGCGGGTCATCATCGAGCGGGTGCGCAGCCTTGAAACCCCGCTCGCGCTCCTGCTGCACATCTCCCAGTCGCTCCCCAGCCAAGACGTGCTCGGCAACGTGCCGCTCAGGCTCAGCACCCCCGAGGTGCCGCGCGTGAGCGTCACCGAGTGGCTCTGGATCACGCTGATCGAGCCCCTTAGCCGCCTTAACGTCGCGCTCCTTGTTAGCATGAGCGAGCTGCCGCTGTCGCTCACCGGCCGCACGGGCGCTTTCGAGGGGCCCGTGAAGCTGAGCCCGCCGACCGCCAACGAGGCGCGCCGCTTCGTCAAGGCGCGCGTGCCGCACCTCTCGGCGGAGCAGCAGGAGGCGCTGGTGGCGCGGGCGCGGCGCTCGTTTGAGGACCTGCGCACGCTCACGCTCCTAGCCGAAGCGCGTGAACCGCTCCCCGAAGGGGGCGCGAGCAGCAAACACGTCGAGGGGCTTAGCCAACTCGCGCTGCACTCGGGCGACGCGCGCCTGCGCGACTTTTTGGGCGCTCTGGCGGTGCTCTCGCTCCCCGAGTTCCCGACCTTTGAAAGGGACGCTCTAAGCGCGCTGCGCACCGCCGAACCCGCCGACCTCAACGCGCTCGAGGCCGCCTTTTTAGACCCCGTACCGGGTGACGCGCACCTCCTGCGCTCCTTTTCGCGGCAGCTGTCGCGGGCGCTGCGCGCGCGCTTGCAGGCGCACGACCCGGAGCGCTTCCGGGCGCTCAGCCGCCGCGCCGCCCAGTTCTACGAGGCCGCCGCGCACGCCGCGCCGCGCAGCGAGGCGGCGACGCGCTACCTGCACCACCTCTTCGCCGCGCGCGCCTGGGACGCGCTCGTCGCGTGGGCGCGCGCGGCGGCGGTGCCGCAGTCGCTCATCCAGCGGGTGTGGGGGGTGGCCCAGAGCGAGCTGGGTAGCGACCCGAAGACGCTCGAGGCGGTCGCGTTTGTTGTCGCCTCGCACTATTTAAAGTTGGGCAGCGTCGATCACCCCGACGTGGTGCGCGCGCTCGACCTGCTGGCGGCCTCGGACGACCCCGACCGGCGCGCTTGGACGGCGCTCAAGCGGGCGGAGAGCGCCGTGATGCAGGGGGCTTTTGAGCGCGCGGAGACGCTCGTAAGCACCTGGTCGCACATCACCGACCCCGTGCTGCGCGCCGAAGCGCTCCTCGTTCGAGCGAGTATTGCCCGTTGGCGCTCGCACCTGGGCGAGGCGGCGCAGCTCACCCGCCAGAGCGCCGAGGTTTTGGAGGCGCTCGGCTGCACCGGTGAGAGGCCGAAGCTCCTCAGCGTCAAGGTCGCAATCGGGTCGGGGCTGGTGGCCAAGGACCAGGGCGACCTCGAGGGGGCGCTGGCGCACTTTGCGCGCGCTGTAACCGACGACGACCTGCTGCGCGCGCGCCTCGCCTTTCAGCGCGGCGACGTCCAGCTCGCGCTCGGGCGCTTTGCCGAGGCGCAAGGGGCGCTCGACGAGGCGGTCAGGCTCTCCTACCGCGGTGAAGCGCCGGCGGCGGAGCGGGCGCGCTACCTCGCGCGGCGCGGGACGCTGGGGCGCCGGCGCGGCGCTTACGGATCCGCCGAGGCGGACTTCGCGGCGGCGCGGGCGGTCTTGGGGCCCCCCGAGGAGGCGTCGCCGCGCCTCAGTTTAGAGCACCTCAAGGTGCGCGACGAAGCGGCCCTAAACCGGCTCGCGCAGGGCGACTTCGAGGGGGCGGTGTTCGACTTCGGCGAGTGCGCGGCGGCGTTTTCCGCCTACGGCGCGCACTTCGGGGTCGACTCGAGCTTCCGCGTGCTGCGCAGCACCCTGCGCCTCGCGCTCGCCTACGGCTGCCGCGCCCTTAAAACGCCCTACCGGCTCCCCTTTCTGCCGCCCCTTGCCTACTTTACCGGCGAGGCCCTGCCCCAGGACCGCACCCACCCCGACCTGCAGCACGCGCGCGAGCTTTTAAAGCGGGTGCGCCTCGCGCTCGCCGCGGCCGGTAGCCGCTACCGGCCGCTGCACCTGCAAGAAAAACTCGTCAGCAGCCTTTTCGACCCCCCCGAAACGGCGCTCGAGGCCGCGGCGGCGGCCGCCGCACAGGCGCGTTACCCCTACCAGACGGCGCTGACCCACGCCCACCTCGCGGCGGCGCTGCTGCGTGCGGGCGACCCCGCAGGGCAGCTCGGGGGGGTGCTCGTCAAGGCGTGGGAGGCGCTCCCCAAAGCGGCGCCGCCGGAGGAGGGGGACGGGGGGGTGCGCGCCTGGCTGCTCGCGCTCTCGCTCCTCGGGCGTTGGCGTTCGGGCGAGCGCCCCCCCCTCGGGGAGACGCTCGCGGAGGCCTTGCGCGACCCCCTGCTCGCCCCCTATCACGAGGGGTTGCTGCGGTTTGTCGGCGAACTCGCCGAGGCCGACCCGCCGCGGTGGCGGGCGCAGCTCGAGGCGGTGCTCGGGCCGCTCGCCGACCCGAGCGGGTTGCGCCTCTCGGACGCGCTCGTGCTGCAGTGGCGCGCCCGCCACCGGGGGGCGGACGCCGACGAGGAAAGCGGGCGCGGTGAGGCGCAGCTGCCCGCCACCGCGGCGGAGCCGTTCGCCTCATGA
- a CDS encoding zinc-dependent alcohol dehydrogenase, with the protein MQAARLHGAKDLRVEQIPEVGSPGPGEVLLEVEAVGICGSDLHTYEDGRIGDTRVASPLVLGHEFGGVIREVGEGARDGEGKPLRAGQRVAVDPATPCWRCELCEAGHPNLCCNLAFYGLYPDDGALRERMIVGGRNCFPVPEGISDAGLALLETLGVAIHAVDLGKLELARSVAVIGSGPIGLMITKLAALSGARPVYAFDKFPWRTERALEWGATHSFCLADGDPVAWLMQETEGRGADVVFEAAWADASVQQAAEMARLGGRLVLVGIPGDDTLCLKHSVARRKGLSIMMSRRMKHTYPRAIRLAAKGAVDLDALVSHRFPLAEAPRAFDLNLAYPEGLHKVIVEV; encoded by the coding sequence ATGCAAGCAGCTAGACTACATGGCGCCAAAGACCTCCGCGTCGAACAGATCCCCGAGGTGGGATCTCCGGGGCCGGGGGAGGTGCTGCTCGAGGTCGAGGCCGTCGGCATCTGCGGCTCCGACCTGCACACCTATGAGGACGGGCGTATCGGCGACACGCGGGTCGCTTCGCCCCTCGTCTTGGGCCACGAGTTCGGCGGGGTGATTAGAGAGGTGGGGGAGGGGGCCCGCGACGGCGAAGGCAAGCCGCTGCGCGCTGGGCAGCGCGTCGCCGTGGACCCAGCGACCCCCTGCTGGCGGTGCGAGCTGTGCGAAGCGGGTCACCCCAACCTCTGCTGTAACCTCGCGTTTTACGGCCTCTACCCCGACGACGGCGCCCTGCGCGAGCGGATGATCGTCGGGGGACGCAACTGCTTCCCGGTGCCCGAGGGCATCTCGGACGCTGGACTCGCGCTCCTAGAGACCCTCGGGGTGGCGATTCACGCGGTCGACTTGGGCAAGCTCGAGCTGGCGCGGAGCGTGGCCGTGATCGGCTCCGGCCCCATCGGGCTGATGATCACCAAGCTCGCGGCGCTCTCGGGGGCGCGGCCCGTCTACGCCTTCGACAAGTTTCCCTGGCGCACCGAGCGGGCGCTCGAGTGGGGCGCGACCCACAGCTTCTGTTTGGCGGACGGCGACCCGGTGGCGTGGCTTATGCAGGAGACCGAGGGGCGCGGCGCCGACGTGGTCTTCGAGGCGGCGTGGGCGGACGCGAGCGTCCAGCAGGCCGCCGAGATGGCGCGCCTAGGGGGGCGGCTGGTGCTGGTCGGCATCCCCGGCGACGACACGCTCTGCCTCAAGCACTCCGTGGCGCGGCGCAAGGGGCTTTCCATCATGATGTCGCGGCGGATGAAGCACACCTACCCGCGCGCGATCCGGCTCGCAGCCAAGGGCGCGGTGGACTTGGACGCGCTCGTCTCGCACCGGTTTCCGCTGGCCGAGGCGCCGCGCGCGTTCGACCTCAACCTCGCCTACCCGGAGGGGCTCCACAAGGTGATCGTCGAGGTGTAG
- a CDS encoding acetoin utilization protein AcuC, with translation MSPTPSAPIADVVFVYSPELSRYRLSDTHPFKPLRLELTRSLLQSCGLLGAAHEVAPRPLEEAQLLKLHTPDYVDAVKRVSRGEPLAEAVAYGLGTADNPIFPGMHEAILTVCGATQTAVELVAAGRARRALSLSGGLHHAQAGQMSGFCTYNDVALAILEATARFGARVAYIDLDAHHGDGVQWLFYESAEVMTISLHESGRYLFPGTGHTFEVGRGPGRGLSVNVPLEPFTEDESYLEVFDAVVPTALAAFHPDLIVLQAGADMHRFDPLADLNLSVQGIAESYRRVVRLAERFCEGRLVATGGGGYDPYRTVPRLWALLWAVLSDKPLPQVVPEAWRARWQDALAAEARAELPLSFADAPWPPSPRRGAIAAANRLSAKRLLATLEPIWRERFGRPT, from the coding sequence ATGAGCCCCACGCCGAGCGCGCCCATAGCCGACGTCGTCTTCGTCTACAGCCCCGAGCTCAGCCGCTACCGCCTCTCCGACACGCACCCCTTTAAACCGCTGCGGCTCGAGCTGACCCGCAGCCTGCTGCAGAGCTGCGGCCTTCTGGGGGCGGCGCACGAGGTCGCCCCGCGCCCTCTCGAGGAGGCGCAGCTCCTTAAGCTGCACACCCCCGACTACGTGGACGCCGTAAAACGCGTGTCGCGCGGCGAGCCCCTCGCGGAGGCGGTGGCCTACGGGCTCGGGACCGCCGACAACCCCATCTTCCCGGGGATGCATGAGGCCATCTTGACGGTCTGCGGGGCGACCCAAACGGCCGTCGAGCTCGTGGCGGCGGGCCGCGCGCGGCGCGCGCTCAGCCTTTCCGGGGGGCTTCACCACGCTCAGGCGGGTCAGATGTCGGGGTTTTGCACCTACAACGACGTCGCGCTCGCGATCCTGGAGGCCACGGCGCGCTTCGGCGCGCGGGTCGCCTACATCGACCTCGACGCGCACCACGGCGACGGCGTGCAGTGGCTGTTTTACGAGTCGGCCGAGGTCATGACCATCAGCCTGCACGAGTCGGGGCGCTACCTCTTCCCCGGTACGGGGCACACCTTCGAGGTCGGGCGGGGGCCGGGCCGCGGCCTGTCGGTCAACGTGCCCCTCGAGCCCTTTACCGAGGATGAGTCCTACCTGGAGGTCTTCGACGCCGTCGTACCGACCGCCCTAGCGGCCTTTCACCCCGACCTCATCGTGCTCCAAGCGGGCGCCGACATGCACCGCTTCGACCCCTTAGCCGACCTCAACCTGAGCGTCCAGGGGATCGCTGAGAGCTACCGCCGCGTGGTGCGGCTCGCGGAGCGCTTCTGCGAAGGGCGATTGGTGGCGACCGGCGGCGGCGGCTACGACCCCTACCGCACCGTGCCGCGGCTCTGGGCGCTCCTCTGGGCGGTGCTGAGCGACAAGCCCTTGCCGCAGGTCGTACCCGAAGCCTGGCGCGCGCGTTGGCAGGACGCGCTCGCCGCCGAAGCGCGCGCGGAGCTGCCCCTAAGCTTCGCCGACGCCCCTTGGCCGCCCTCACCGCGTCGCGGCGCGATCGCTGCCGCCAACCGCTTAAGCGCCAAACGGCTGCTCGCCACGCTAGAACCCATTTGGCGCGAGCGTTTCGGGCGCCC
- a CDS encoding SDR family NAD(P)-dependent oxidoreductase, producing the protein MDATTENPFALTGKHALVTGAGRGIGLEIARTLKRAGAAVTVAEFDEENGRRAAEELGGRFVQVDVRDPASAERMAAEAEGVAPVDILVNNAGVAENVPAEETTDASWTNIMDVNLSGVFWCCRAVGRRMLARRGGAIVNIASMSGVVVNKPQPQAAYNVSKAGVIMLTKSLACEWADRGVRVNAVSPGYIGTEMTKLGMSNEAWYKTWLEMTPQGRVGEPRDIAHAVLYLASDAARFATGTNLIVDGGYTSW; encoded by the coding sequence ATGGACGCAACGACAGAGAACCCTTTTGCACTCACCGGTAAACACGCGCTCGTCACGGGCGCCGGACGCGGGATCGGGCTCGAGATCGCCCGCACCCTCAAGCGGGCCGGGGCCGCGGTCACGGTGGCCGAGTTTGACGAGGAGAACGGCCGCCGCGCCGCCGAGGAGCTCGGCGGCCGCTTTGTTCAGGTCGACGTGCGCGACCCAGCGAGCGCCGAGCGGATGGCCGCCGAGGCCGAGGGGGTCGCGCCCGTGGACATCTTGGTCAACAACGCGGGCGTCGCCGAGAACGTCCCCGCGGAGGAGACCACCGACGCCTCCTGGACGAATATCATGGACGTCAACTTGAGTGGCGTCTTCTGGTGCTGCCGCGCGGTGGGGCGGCGGATGCTCGCGCGTCGGGGTGGGGCGATCGTCAACATCGCTTCGATGTCGGGGGTGGTGGTCAACAAACCGCAGCCGCAAGCCGCCTACAACGTCTCGAAAGCGGGCGTGATCATGCTCACAAAGTCCCTGGCGTGCGAGTGGGCGGACAGGGGGGTGCGGGTCAACGCGGTGTCGCCGGGGTACATCGGTACCGAGATGACCAAGCTCGGGATGAGCAACGAGGCTTGGTACAAGACGTGGCTCGAGATGACCCCCCAGGGGCGCGTGGGTGAACCGCGTGACATCGCGCACGCGGTGCTCTACCTCGCCTCGGACGCGGCGCGCTTCGCCACCGGCACCAACCTCATCGTCGATGGCGGGTACACCTCGTGGTAG
- a CDS encoding ABC transporter substrate-binding protein has protein sequence MKRLVLVTAALSTAACALAQTRITVASVNNPDMVTMQELSREFEAQNPDIRLDWLFLDEGTLRSRLTTDVATGSGAFDLVTVGAYEVPLWAANNWIVSVDALAEQYPEAVSNYDFDDLLPSVKNMLSYEGELYALPFYGESSFTMYNARLFEEAGLTMPEQPTWEQIREFACELHDPANGIYGIVLRGKPGWGDNMAPITTVVNTFGGQWFDAEGRPQIDSPEWREAITFYRDLVNECGAPGVTGISFPEALQLMSTGQAAMWVDATVAAGFLAGTDAGPDLSYALAPVGPVEKGNAWLWSWNLGIPSTSDAQEAAFRFMTWATSKEYINLVAQERGWAAVPPGTRTSTYENPEYTEAAPFAPLVLRSMESADPTDATAEPQIAPGVQFVQIPEFQGIGNDVAQIISEILAGGTSVEAGLARAQQLADDAMSDAGYY, from the coding sequence ATGAAAAGGTTGGTTCTAGTCACAGCTGCTCTTTCAACTGCTGCTTGCGCCTTGGCTCAGACAAGAATCACCGTCGCCTCGGTGAACAACCCGGACATGGTCACTATGCAAGAGCTGAGTCGGGAGTTTGAGGCACAAAATCCTGACATCCGCCTCGATTGGCTTTTTCTAGACGAGGGCACACTTAGGAGCCGCCTTACTACCGACGTTGCTACCGGCAGTGGTGCGTTTGACCTCGTGACCGTTGGCGCCTACGAGGTACCGCTCTGGGCTGCTAACAATTGGATCGTTTCAGTTGACGCTTTGGCCGAGCAGTACCCGGAGGCGGTTAGCAACTACGACTTCGATGATCTCCTCCCCTCGGTAAAAAATATGCTCTCTTACGAAGGCGAGCTCTACGCCCTACCCTTTTACGGTGAGTCGAGCTTCACGATGTATAACGCAAGGCTCTTCGAAGAGGCCGGTTTGACTATGCCGGAGCAGCCGACCTGGGAGCAGATCAGAGAGTTTGCCTGCGAGCTGCATGACCCGGCCAATGGCATTTACGGCATCGTGTTACGTGGCAAACCCGGTTGGGGCGACAATATGGCCCCCATTACCACGGTAGTCAACACTTTTGGTGGGCAGTGGTTTGACGCCGAAGGGCGTCCACAGATAGATTCACCTGAGTGGCGCGAGGCCATTACCTTTTACCGCGATCTGGTCAACGAATGCGGCGCGCCTGGCGTGACCGGGATTAGCTTTCCTGAAGCACTACAGCTCATGTCCACGGGGCAGGCGGCTATGTGGGTAGACGCTACCGTAGCAGCCGGCTTTTTAGCTGGTACCGACGCTGGGCCCGACCTTTCGTATGCACTAGCACCGGTGGGCCCGGTTGAAAAAGGTAACGCCTGGCTCTGGTCTTGGAACCTGGGTATCCCTAGCACGAGCGACGCGCAGGAAGCCGCTTTTAGGTTTATGACTTGGGCGACCTCGAAAGAATACATCAACCTTGTCGCTCAGGAGCGAGGTTGGGCCGCTGTCCCCCCCGGCACCCGCACCTCGACTTACGAAAACCCCGAGTACACTGAAGCCGCCCCTTTTGCCCCTCTGGTCTTGCGGTCTATGGAGAGTGCCGATCCAACCGACGCCACCGCAGAGCCGCAGATCGCTCCGGGGGTTCAGTTCGTACAGATCCCTGAGTTCCAAGGGATTGGCAACGACGTTGCCCAAATCATCTCGGAAATTCTCGCGGGCGGCACGAGCGTCGAGGCAGGCTTGGCGAGAGCGCAGCAGCTTGCCGATGATGCGATGTCCGACGCGGGCTACTACTAA
- a CDS encoding carbohydrate ABC transporter permease, which translates to MTPTQVATTKPPKQERRKFLSAPGIAFLIIVTQIPFVLAIWFSFTNWNLLRPDSQGFLGWDRMWRNYERILSSPDFLTVILNTIVLTVSVVLITFVLGLGFALLLNRPFPGRALARTLLISPFLMMPVAAAVLWKNIMLDPSFGLMSFYLSLFGIRNFYALEAFPMASVIAIVSWQWTPFVMLILLAGLQSLPDSTVEAARIDGASGWAMFRHIILPHLTRFIEIALLLETIFILSEFGVIFVTTSGGPGLQTTNLPYQIFLEAFSRQNVGRASAYGIFAVILANIVILLFLRVLRNNKKEVAL; encoded by the coding sequence ATGACCCCGACTCAGGTCGCCACCACCAAACCACCGAAACAGGAACGTCGCAAGTTCCTATCCGCTCCGGGAATTGCTTTTCTCATCATTGTGACACAAATTCCCTTTGTACTGGCCATCTGGTTCTCGTTTACCAACTGGAACCTGCTACGCCCGGACTCCCAGGGTTTTTTAGGCTGGGACCGGATGTGGCGTAATTATGAGCGCATCCTGAGCAGCCCTGACTTTCTCACCGTCATCCTGAACACCATTGTGCTCACTGTTTCGGTTGTGCTTATTACTTTTGTTTTAGGGCTTGGCTTTGCCCTACTGCTTAACCGTCCCTTTCCCGGCCGCGCTCTTGCCCGCACGCTCCTTATCTCACCATTTTTAATGATGCCGGTTGCGGCGGCCGTGCTCTGGAAAAACATCATGCTTGATCCTTCATTTGGACTAATGTCCTTTTATCTCAGCCTTTTTGGAATCAGAAACTTTTACGCGCTTGAAGCCTTCCCAATGGCTTCAGTGATCGCTATTGTGTCGTGGCAGTGGACCCCCTTCGTCATGCTTATCTTGCTAGCTGGTCTGCAGTCGCTGCCCGACTCTACCGTTGAAGCGGCACGCATCGATGGGGCGAGCGGCTGGGCGATGTTTCGGCACATCATCTTGCCCCACTTGACGCGCTTTATCGAGATCGCACTGCTTCTAGAGACCATCTTTATCCTAAGCGAGTTTGGGGTCATTTTCGTTACCACCTCCGGTGGCCCAGGACTCCAAACGACCAATTTGCCCTACCAAATCTTTCTGGAGGCGTTTTCGCGCCAGAACGTTGGTCGGGCGAGCGCTTACGGCATCTTTGCGGTCATTTTGGCGAACATCGTTATTCTGCTCTTTTTGCGTGTGTTACGAAACAACAAAAAGGAGGTGGCGTTGTGA
- a CDS encoding zinc-dependent alcohol dehydrogenase family protein: MRGVKLPGNRQVAFVEVPVPEPGYAQVLLEMKASSICGSDLRAIYREHLGAGPEAYQNVIAGHEPCGRVVSVGPGCKRLGVGDRVVVYHISGCGVCADCRAGYLISCTSPLRAAYGWQRDGGHADYMLAEENTCVLLPEPLTYLDGALVSCGFGTAYEALLRARVSGADRVLVVGMGPVGMAAGLLARALGAPQVIGVDLSEARLALAGERGCIDGAVRADGGALARILELTQGHGCEVALDCSGSGAGRALAVRGARRWGRVVFVGEGPELGALDVSHDLIHRQLTLYGSWVTSTGHMEALLEKLAAWSLHPEVIVTHRYALEEAAAAYETADSGTAGKVAIVMA, translated from the coding sequence ATGCGCGGCGTCAAGCTGCCCGGAAACCGTCAGGTCGCGTTCGTCGAGGTGCCCGTCCCCGAGCCCGGCTACGCCCAGGTGCTGCTCGAGATGAAAGCCTCATCGATCTGCGGCTCCGACCTCCGCGCGATCTACCGCGAGCACCTGGGCGCGGGTCCCGAGGCGTATCAGAACGTCATCGCCGGGCACGAGCCGTGCGGGCGGGTCGTTAGCGTCGGGCCGGGTTGCAAACGCCTGGGGGTCGGCGACCGCGTGGTGGTCTACCACATCAGCGGCTGCGGCGTCTGCGCGGACTGCCGCGCGGGCTACCTGATCTCGTGCACCTCGCCGCTGCGCGCGGCCTACGGCTGGCAGCGCGACGGTGGGCACGCCGACTATATGCTCGCCGAGGAGAACACCTGCGTGCTGCTGCCCGAACCCTTGACCTACCTCGACGGGGCGCTCGTCTCGTGCGGTTTCGGCACCGCGTACGAGGCGCTCTTGCGGGCGCGCGTGTCGGGCGCGGACCGCGTGCTCGTGGTCGGGATGGGCCCCGTCGGGATGGCGGCGGGGCTGTTGGCGCGCGCCTTGGGCGCCCCGCAGGTCATCGGGGTGGACCTCTCCGAAGCGCGCCTAGCGCTCGCGGGCGAGCGCGGCTGCATCGATGGTGCCGTCCGGGCGGACGGGGGGGCCCTAGCGCGCATCCTCGAGCTCACCCAGGGGCACGGCTGCGAGGTCGCGCTCGACTGCTCGGGTTCCGGGGCCGGGCGCGCGCTCGCGGTGAGGGGTGCGCGGCGCTGGGGGCGGGTGGTGTTCGTCGGCGAGGGGCCGGAGTTGGGGGCGCTCGACGTGAGCCACGACCTCATCCACCGCCAGCTCACGCTCTACGGGTCGTGGGTGACCAGCACGGGGCACATGGAGGCGCTCCTGGAAAAGCTCGCCGCGTGGTCCCTTCACCCCGAGGTTATCGTCACCCACCGCTACGCGTTGGAGGAGGCTGCCGCCGCCTACGAGACCGCCGACAGCGGAACGGCCGGAAAAGTCGCCATCGTGATGGCGTAG